The Saccharomonospora cyanea NA-134 genome includes a region encoding these proteins:
- a CDS encoding ATP-binding protein, with protein MTSQESPFRPQPPADLPRTAGELRAAGYRPRSVKSEVHDNLLAALRAGENPWPGIVGFSRTVLPQLERALLAGHDVILLGERGQGKTRVLRTLAGLLDEWTPVIEGSELAEHPLAPITPVSRRRADELGDELPVAWVHRSARYTEKLATPDTSVGDLIGDVDPVRVAEGRSLGDPETIHYGLVPRAHRGIVAVNELPDLAERIQVALLNVMEERDVQIRGYTLRLPLDVLLVATANPEDYTNRGRIITPLKDRFGAEVRTHYPLDVTAEVEVVKQEARLVAEVGDPLLSVLARFVRNLRASTVVDQRSGVSARFAVAAAETVAAAALRRSALTGEQPAVARPVDLEAVPGVLRGKVEFEPGEEGRETEHLTHLLRRAVAETASETFAGLDLRPLADTVADGHLVATGERVTGAELLAALPELPVLHEVAQRAGVSADDPAPRIAAGVELALEALYLARRVAKDADGATTVYGP; from the coding sequence GTGACGTCTCAGGAGTCCCCGTTCCGTCCCCAGCCGCCCGCCGACCTGCCCCGCACCGCAGGAGAGCTGCGGGCCGCCGGGTACCGGCCCCGGAGTGTGAAGTCCGAGGTCCACGACAACCTGCTGGCCGCGCTGCGAGCCGGTGAGAACCCGTGGCCGGGAATCGTCGGCTTCTCCCGCACCGTGCTGCCGCAGCTCGAACGCGCGCTGCTGGCCGGGCACGACGTGATCCTGCTCGGTGAGCGGGGCCAGGGCAAGACCCGGGTGCTGCGAACCCTCGCCGGTCTGCTCGACGAGTGGACGCCCGTCATCGAGGGGTCCGAGCTCGCCGAACACCCGCTCGCGCCCATCACCCCCGTCTCGCGGCGCCGCGCCGACGAACTCGGCGACGAGCTGCCGGTGGCGTGGGTGCACCGGTCGGCGCGCTACACCGAGAAACTCGCCACGCCGGACACCTCCGTCGGTGACCTCATCGGCGACGTCGATCCGGTGCGCGTCGCCGAAGGCCGTAGTCTCGGCGATCCGGAGACGATCCACTACGGGCTCGTGCCCAGGGCCCATCGCGGTATCGTCGCCGTGAACGAACTGCCCGACCTCGCCGAGCGCATCCAGGTCGCCCTGTTGAACGTCATGGAGGAGCGGGACGTCCAGATTCGCGGTTACACGCTCCGGTTACCGCTCGACGTGCTCCTGGTCGCCACCGCCAACCCCGAGGACTACACGAACCGCGGGCGGATCATCACGCCGCTGAAGGACCGGTTCGGCGCCGAGGTGCGCACCCACTACCCGCTCGACGTCACCGCCGAGGTGGAGGTGGTGAAGCAGGAGGCCCGGCTGGTGGCCGAGGTCGGTGATCCGCTGCTGTCGGTGCTCGCCAGGTTCGTGCGGAACCTGCGCGCCTCGACTGTGGTGGACCAGCGGTCGGGCGTGTCGGCGCGGTTCGCCGTCGCCGCGGCCGAGACGGTGGCCGCCGCCGCACTGCGACGCTCCGCGCTCACCGGCGAGCAGCCCGCCGTCGCCCGGCCCGTCGACCTGGAAGCCGTACCCGGCGTGCTGCGCGGCAAGGTCGAGTTCGAACCGGGTGAGGAGGGGCGCGAGACCGAACATCTCACCCACCTGCTGCGGCGCGCCGTCGCCGAGACCGCCAGCGAGACCTTCGCGGGCCTTGACCTGCGTCCCCTCGCGGACACGGTGGCCGACGGGCACCTCGTCGCCACCGGCGAGCGGGTGACCGGAGCCGAGCTGCTCGCGGCACTGCCCGAACTGCCGGTCCTGCACGAGGTGGCGCAGCGGGCGGGCGTGTCGGCCGACGACCCCGCCCCCCGCATCGCGGCGGGCGTCGAACTCGCCCTGGAAGCGCTGTACCTGGCCCGCCGCGTCGCCAAGGACGCCGACGGTGCCACCACGGTGTACGGCCCGTGA
- a CDS encoding M20/M25/M40 family metallo-hydrolase gives MIARLVDVPRRIAAGFLAVLAVVLAAWVSVAADSSVPPPKGEDAPPEVFSAERALHHLHNLATAARPIGSQASRQTEDELVRQLRGLGLSVEVQRSVGTRRAAGLATFGRVDNIIATLPGTDSTGVVVLTAHHDSAAMGPGAADDGAAVAAALETARALVHGGEPLRNDLVVLLTDGEEDGALGADAFVRHHALARRDGVVLNFEARGVGGPSTLFETSDGNATLVKTVHEVVPHARGNSTLVQLYRLLPNNTDFTPLTRAGFSGLNFAFFHEASRYHTAQDTVERLDPASLQHHGTTMLSLARALGDADLTTIEATHDVTYFPLLGTTVRYPDTVAVPLAVGACGLVVFLGWLVRRRRLATVPRMLLGAASAIVPIVAAAVGAQALWLVLVSLRPGYSLMGGLLHEPVAFEATLLVLTAASLFTWYVPLRGRLGPSALTVGALCWPALLGVGFGWFAPSAAYVFTVPAIVSALAAIIALAVGKRPLWSVISLVVGAAVSTAVLVALAHTALLGMGYALAGVPAVLLAVWGLTLLPLADWFLRQSGQRPGLGTRLGVPAVAVPLVVASVAAGLVENEPGSENPVRSHLAYVLDADADVAKWVSGEQEPTDWTRRHVAERGPSGLPPGYARGELWTGPAPVIDVEGPDVTVSGRTADTLTLHVDSVRDATSVILRFDRPITEVTARTGTAPPATVQVTGIRANTWPGEVRFRDLPPSGVELTVRTAPGDQLRVTAIDETRGLDVVPGFLPRPPHVVAGTREDGDVVAVARTYAF, from the coding sequence GTGATCGCACGACTGGTCGATGTTCCCCGGCGGATCGCCGCCGGGTTTCTTGCAGTGCTCGCCGTGGTGCTCGCGGCATGGGTGTCCGTCGCCGCGGACAGCAGCGTCCCTCCACCGAAGGGCGAGGACGCCCCGCCCGAAGTGTTCAGTGCCGAGCGCGCCCTTCACCACCTGCACAACCTCGCCACCGCTGCCCGACCCATAGGGAGCCAGGCGAGCCGCCAGACCGAGGACGAACTCGTGCGGCAACTGCGTGGTCTCGGACTGTCCGTGGAGGTGCAACGCTCCGTAGGCACCCGCCGCGCCGCCGGACTCGCGACGTTCGGACGGGTGGACAACATCATCGCCACGCTGCCCGGTACGGACTCGACGGGCGTGGTCGTGCTCACCGCACACCACGACTCGGCGGCGATGGGGCCGGGTGCCGCCGACGACGGGGCGGCCGTGGCTGCCGCTCTCGAAACCGCACGAGCACTGGTGCACGGCGGCGAGCCGCTCCGCAACGACCTCGTCGTCCTGCTGACCGACGGCGAGGAGGACGGCGCGCTGGGCGCCGACGCCTTCGTCCGGCACCACGCGCTCGCCAGGCGCGACGGCGTAGTACTGAACTTCGAGGCGCGGGGCGTCGGCGGCCCTTCGACGTTGTTCGAGACGTCGGACGGCAACGCCACCTTGGTGAAGACCGTGCACGAGGTCGTCCCCCACGCTCGCGGCAACTCCACGCTGGTGCAACTGTACCGGCTGCTCCCCAACAACACCGACTTCACACCGTTGACACGGGCAGGCTTCTCCGGGCTGAACTTCGCGTTCTTCCACGAGGCGTCGCGCTACCACACCGCACAGGACACCGTGGAACGTCTCGACCCGGCAAGCCTGCAACACCACGGCACCACCATGCTCTCGCTGGCTCGCGCGTTGGGTGACGCCGACCTCACCACGATCGAAGCCACCCACGACGTGACCTACTTCCCGCTGCTGGGAACCACGGTGCGGTATCCGGACACCGTGGCGGTCCCCCTCGCGGTGGGGGCCTGCGGGTTGGTGGTGTTCCTCGGCTGGCTCGTCCGGCGCCGAAGGCTGGCCACAGTGCCGAGGATGCTGCTCGGCGCTGCCTCGGCCATCGTGCCGATCGTCGCCGCCGCTGTGGGCGCTCAGGCGCTGTGGCTGGTTCTGGTGTCGCTGCGCCCCGGATACAGCCTGATGGGCGGGCTGCTCCACGAACCCGTTGCCTTCGAGGCCACCCTGCTGGTCCTCACCGCCGCGAGCCTGTTCACGTGGTACGTCCCGCTGCGCGGGAGACTGGGCCCCTCGGCGCTCACCGTGGGGGCGCTGTGCTGGCCCGCTCTGCTCGGCGTGGGCTTCGGGTGGTTCGCGCCGAGCGCGGCCTACGTGTTCACCGTGCCCGCGATCGTGTCGGCACTCGCGGCGATCATCGCGCTCGCCGTGGGGAAACGTCCGTTGTGGTCGGTGATCTCACTCGTCGTCGGAGCGGCGGTCTCGACCGCCGTGCTCGTCGCGCTGGCCCACACTGCCCTGCTCGGAATGGGGTACGCGCTCGCGGGCGTTCCCGCCGTGCTCCTGGCCGTGTGGGGTCTCACTCTGCTCCCGCTCGCCGACTGGTTCCTGCGGCAATCGGGACAACGCCCCGGCCTCGGCACCCGGCTGGGAGTACCGGCGGTCGCGGTGCCCCTTGTCGTCGCCTCGGTCGCCGCAGGCCTGGTGGAGAACGAGCCGGGCAGCGAGAACCCCGTCCGCTCACACCTCGCGTACGTGCTCGACGCCGATGCGGACGTGGCGAAGTGGGTGAGCGGCGAGCAGGAGCCGACGGACTGGACGCGCCGGCACGTCGCCGAGCGTGGCCCCTCAGGGCTGCCGCCCGGCTACGCCCGAGGTGAACTCTGGACCGGTCCGGCGCCCGTGATCGACGTCGAAGGACCGGACGTGACCGTGTCCGGACGTACGGCGGACACACTCACCCTGCACGTCGATTCGGTCCGCGACGCCACCTCTGTGATCCTCAGGTTCGACCGGCCGATCACCGAGGTCACGGCACGCACCGGAACCGCACCACCGGCCACGGTCCAGGTCACCGGCATCAGGGCGAACACCTGGCCAGGCGAGGTACGGTTCCGCGACCTGCCGCCCTCGGGGGTGGAACTGACCGTGCGTACCGCACCGGGCGACCAGTTACGGGTCACCGCCATCGACGAAACCCGCGGTCTGGACGTGGTCCCCGGGTTCCTCCCGCGCCCACCACACGTGGTCGCGGGTACGCGGGAGGACGGCGACGTCGTCGCGGTGGCGCGGACCTACGCGTTCTGA
- a CDS encoding ferrochelatase has product MNYDALLWLSFGGPEGPDDVMPFLENVTRGRGVPPERLAEVAEHYHHFGGVSPINRLNREAIAAVERELAAQGLDLPVYFGNRNWHPMVEDTVERMAADGVERALVFATSAYGGYSACRQYDEDILRARAAVGQRAPQLVKLRQFFDHPLFVEAVADAVRAAYEQVGDPGARLVFTAHSVPTAADAASGPPEEGGNRYSRQVAEASRLVAEQVGAEAYDVVWQSRSGPPQVPWLEPDIVDHIEALHGDGVRAVVCCPIGFVSDHLEVIWDLDNEAADKAAELGMGFARSATPNADPRFARLVVELVREQTENAPVRKLSTLVAGGDTANGAPCATRCCEPAKRPVAAEPQNA; this is encoded by the coding sequence GTGAACTACGACGCGTTGCTGTGGCTGTCGTTCGGTGGGCCCGAGGGACCGGACGACGTCATGCCGTTTCTGGAGAACGTCACCCGCGGCCGGGGTGTGCCGCCGGAGCGGCTCGCCGAGGTCGCCGAGCACTACCACCACTTCGGCGGGGTGTCCCCGATCAACCGGCTGAACCGCGAGGCCATCGCGGCGGTCGAGCGAGAACTGGCCGCGCAGGGGCTCGACCTGCCCGTCTACTTCGGAAACCGCAACTGGCATCCCATGGTGGAGGACACCGTGGAGCGGATGGCCGCGGACGGTGTCGAGCGCGCCCTCGTGTTCGCCACCAGCGCCTACGGCGGCTACTCGGCGTGCCGACAGTACGACGAGGACATCCTGCGGGCCCGCGCCGCCGTCGGGCAGAGGGCACCGCAACTGGTGAAGTTGCGTCAGTTCTTCGACCACCCGCTGTTCGTCGAGGCCGTCGCCGACGCCGTCCGTGCGGCGTACGAGCAGGTGGGCGACCCCGGGGCGCGGCTGGTCTTCACTGCGCACTCGGTGCCGACGGCGGCCGACGCCGCGTCCGGGCCGCCCGAGGAGGGCGGCAACCGCTACTCCCGCCAGGTCGCCGAGGCGTCACGACTGGTGGCCGAGCAGGTGGGCGCCGAAGCGTACGACGTCGTGTGGCAGTCGCGGTCCGGTCCGCCGCAGGTGCCGTGGCTGGAGCCGGACATCGTAGACCACATCGAGGCGCTGCACGGCGACGGCGTGCGCGCGGTGGTGTGCTGCCCGATCGGGTTCGTCTCCGACCACCTCGAAGTGATCTGGGACCTCGACAACGAGGCCGCGGACAAGGCCGCCGAGCTCGGTATGGGTTTCGCTCGTTCGGCCACGCCGAACGCCGACCCGAGGTTCGCGCGGCTCGTCGTCGAGCTGGTGCGTGAGCAGACGGAGAACGCACCGGTGCGCAAGCTGTCCACCCTCGTCGCGGGGGGCGACACCGCCAACGGAGCGCCTTGCGCGACCCGCTGCTGCGAACCCGCCAAGCGCCCCGTGGCGGCCGAACCTCAGAACGCGTAG
- a CDS encoding TetR/AcrR family transcriptional regulator produces the protein MPRPREFDEGTAVAGALRAFRTAGYEATSTQELCEATGLGRSSVYNAFGSKHALFRRALQRYFEDTMRHYRALFDEQRSARETFRAVFAGVVEDEAQPGACGCFAVNTASELGGRDPVITEDLRRHGEQLVALYTEVVRRGQRDGEIDPDADPKAVAEYVHAVVGGLRVLARNGFDRTAMENVVERALTAL, from the coding sequence ATGCCACGTCCGCGGGAGTTCGACGAGGGAACGGCTGTCGCAGGCGCGCTGCGCGCCTTCCGCACCGCCGGTTACGAGGCCACCTCGACGCAGGAGTTGTGCGAGGCCACCGGCCTCGGTCGCAGCAGCGTGTACAACGCCTTCGGCAGCAAGCACGCACTGTTCCGGCGCGCCTTGCAACGCTACTTCGAGGACACGATGCGGCACTACCGCGCGTTGTTCGACGAGCAGAGGTCCGCGCGCGAGACCTTCCGCGCGGTGTTCGCGGGCGTGGTGGAGGACGAGGCGCAACCGGGTGCCTGCGGCTGCTTCGCCGTGAACACCGCCAGCGAACTCGGCGGTCGCGACCCGGTGATCACCGAGGACCTCCGCAGGCACGGCGAGCAACTGGTCGCCCTCTACACCGAAGTCGTCAGGCGCGGGCAACGCGACGGCGAGATCGATCCCGATGCCGATCCCAAAGCGGTGGCGGAGTACGTGCACGCCGTCGTCGGTGGCCTGCGGGTGCTCGCCCGTAACGGGTTCGACCGCACGGCGATGGAGAACGTCGTCGAGAGGGCGCTCACCGCGTTGTGA
- the fabI gene encoding enoyl-ACP reductase FabI — protein MSGLLEGKRLLITGVITDASIAFHAAKTAQEQGAQVVLTGFGRMSLVERIAKRLPEPAPVLELDVQNSEHLDTLADRVREHVDGLDGVLHSIAYAPPTCLGAPFMDAPAEDVSTAVEISAYSYKALAAAVLPLLTRGSSIVGMDFDARMAWPAYNWMGVAKAALESVNRYLARDLGPQGIRVNLVAAGPVKTMAAKSIPGFVELEEGWGDRAPLGWDTTDPTPVAKSICALLSDWLPATTGSMVWVDGGVHATGQ, from the coding sequence GTGTCCGGACTGCTCGAAGGCAAGCGCCTGCTCATCACGGGCGTGATCACCGACGCGTCGATCGCGTTCCACGCCGCGAAGACGGCGCAGGAACAGGGCGCACAGGTGGTGCTCACCGGTTTCGGGCGGATGTCCCTGGTCGAGCGCATCGCCAAGCGCCTGCCCGAGCCCGCGCCCGTGCTGGAACTCGACGTCCAGAACTCCGAGCACCTGGACACGCTGGCCGACCGGGTGCGGGAGCACGTCGACGGGCTCGACGGGGTGCTGCACTCGATCGCATACGCCCCGCCGACCTGCCTCGGCGCGCCGTTCATGGACGCTCCCGCCGAGGACGTCAGCACCGCGGTCGAGATCTCGGCGTACTCGTACAAGGCGCTCGCCGCCGCCGTGCTGCCGCTGCTGACCCGGGGCAGCTCGATCGTCGGCATGGACTTCGACGCCCGGATGGCGTGGCCCGCCTACAACTGGATGGGCGTGGCGAAGGCGGCGCTGGAGTCGGTCAACCGCTACCTGGCCCGCGACCTCGGTCCGCAGGGCATCCGGGTGAACCTCGTCGCGGCGGGCCCGGTGAAGACGATGGCCGCCAAGTCCATCCCCGGTTTCGTCGAACTGGAGGAGGGTTGGGGCGACCGGGCGCCACTCGGATGGGACACCACCGACCCCACCCCGGTCGCGAAGAGCATCTGCGCGCTGCTCTCGGACTGGCTGCCCGCCACCACGGGCTCGATGGTGTGGGTCGACGGCGGAGTGCACGCCACCGGACAGTGA
- the fabG gene encoding beta-ketoacyl-ACP reductase codes for MGRSVLVTGGNRGIGLAIARELADAGHRVAVTHRGSGAPEGLFGVQADVTDTEQVDTAFKQVEEHQGPVEVLVSNAGVTDDTLLMRMSEEQFTRVLDANLTGAYRVAKRASRGMLRAKWGRFVFISSVIGLIGGAGQVNYAASKAGLVGLARSLTRELGSRNITANVVAPGFIVTDMTNELTDEQRATALERIPAARYGEPAEVAHAVRFLASDEAAYVNGAVLPVDGGLGMGH; via the coding sequence GTGGGACGGTCCGTTCTGGTCACGGGCGGCAATCGCGGTATCGGTCTGGCGATCGCGCGGGAGCTCGCCGACGCGGGCCACCGGGTGGCGGTGACCCACCGCGGTTCCGGCGCCCCGGAGGGGCTGTTCGGCGTGCAGGCGGACGTCACCGACACCGAGCAGGTGGACACCGCGTTCAAGCAGGTCGAGGAACACCAGGGTCCGGTGGAGGTACTGGTGTCCAACGCCGGCGTCACCGACGACACGCTCCTGATGCGCATGAGCGAGGAGCAGTTCACCCGGGTTCTCGACGCCAACCTGACCGGTGCCTACCGCGTGGCCAAGCGCGCGTCGCGGGGCATGCTGCGCGCGAAGTGGGGCCGGTTCGTGTTCATCTCCTCGGTCATCGGCCTGATCGGGGGAGCGGGACAGGTGAACTACGCCGCCAGCAAGGCCGGACTCGTGGGGCTCGCCCGCTCGCTGACCCGCGAACTCGGGTCGCGCAACATCACGGCCAACGTCGTGGCCCCCGGCTTCATCGTCACCGACATGACGAACGAACTGACCGACGAGCAGCGGGCCACTGCCCTGGAGCGGATCCCGGCGGCCCGTTACGGCGAGCCCGCCGAGGTGGCGCACGCCGTGCGGTTCCTCGCCTCCGACGAGGCCGCCTACGTCAACGGTGCCGTGCTGCCCGTGGACGGCGGCCTCGGCATGGGCCACTGA
- a CDS encoding tRNA (cytidine(34)-2'-O)-methyltransferase, whose translation MFRIVFFHPEIPGNTGNAIRLAANTGCELHLIEPLGFSLEDRYLRRAGLDYHDLAHVRVHRDLAAAWEALDPVHVYAFTTRARSRHTDVSYAEGDVLLFGPESVGLPDDVLADERITERVRLPMLPTSRSLNLTNTASIAVYEAWRQHDFRGSGPAAS comes from the coding sequence GTGTTCCGGATCGTGTTCTTCCACCCCGAGATTCCAGGCAACACCGGCAACGCGATCCGGCTGGCTGCCAACACCGGCTGCGAACTGCACCTGATCGAGCCGCTCGGGTTCTCGCTGGAGGACCGCTACCTCCGTCGCGCCGGCCTCGACTACCACGACCTCGCACACGTCCGGGTCCACCGCGACCTCGCCGCCGCCTGGGAGGCTCTGGACCCGGTGCACGTCTACGCGTTCACGACGCGGGCGCGCAGCAGGCACACCGACGTCTCCTACGCCGAGGGCGACGTGCTGCTGTTCGGACCCGAGTCGGTGGGCCTGCCGGACGACGTGCTGGCCGACGAGCGGATCACCGAACGGGTTCGCCTGCCCATGCTGCCGACCTCGCGCTCGCTCAACCTCACCAACACGGCCTCGATCGCCGTGTACGAGGCATGGCGGCAGCACGATTTCCGCGGCTCCGGTCCCGCCGCGAGTTAG
- a CDS encoding VWA domain-containing protein, whose protein sequence is MSVSGFSAPWWFLLVLVIAALVAGYVLALRSRRRRTMRFTNLELLERVAPRSQGRVRHVPASLLVVSLLLLTFALAGPTAEEKVPRNRATVMLVVDVSLSMEATDVQPTRLRAAQDAARSFAQNLTPGVNLGLISFAGTATVLVAPTTEREGVVHAIENLKLAQSTATGEGIFAAIQSIESFSAVVGGAEEPPPAHIVLMTDGKQTVPQDEYAPRGAFTAAGVAKQKSIPVTTISFGTSYGSVDIEGKRVPVEVDDTSMREIARLSGGDFYKAATAEELKKVYDDLGEQIGYETKEVDASRPWVALGTIALIGAAVSSLLIGQRLP, encoded by the coding sequence ATGAGTGTGTCGGGATTCTCCGCGCCGTGGTGGTTCCTGCTGGTGCTGGTGATCGCGGCACTGGTCGCGGGTTACGTGCTCGCGCTGCGGTCGCGCCGCAGGCGCACCATGCGGTTCACCAACCTGGAACTGCTCGAAAGGGTCGCGCCGCGCAGTCAGGGGCGCGTGCGGCACGTGCCGGCCTCGCTGCTCGTGGTGTCGCTGCTGCTGCTGACGTTCGCGCTGGCGGGACCCACCGCCGAGGAGAAGGTGCCGCGCAACCGCGCCACGGTGATGCTGGTGGTCGACGTGTCGCTGTCGATGGAGGCCACCGACGTCCAGCCGACCCGGCTGCGGGCCGCACAGGACGCCGCACGCTCGTTCGCGCAGAACCTCACCCCCGGGGTGAACCTCGGCCTCATCTCGTTCGCCGGAACGGCGACCGTCCTCGTGGCCCCCACCACCGAACGCGAGGGCGTCGTTCACGCGATCGAGAACCTCAAACTCGCACAGTCCACCGCCACGGGCGAGGGGATCTTCGCGGCGATCCAGTCGATCGAGAGCTTCTCCGCCGTGGTCGGCGGCGCCGAAGAGCCCCCGCCCGCGCACATCGTTCTCATGACCGACGGCAAGCAGACCGTGCCCCAGGACGAGTACGCACCGAGGGGTGCCTTCACCGCCGCCGGGGTGGCCAAGCAGAAGAGCATCCCCGTGACCACGATCTCGTTCGGGACGTCGTACGGCAGCGTGGACATCGAGGGCAAGCGTGTCCCCGTGGAGGTCGACGACACGTCCATGCGGGAGATCGCCCGACTGTCCGGGGGTGACTTCTACAAGGCCGCCACCGCCGAGGAGCTCAAGAAGGTCTACGACGACCTCGGCGAGCAGATCGGGTACGAGACCAAGGAGGTCGACGCCAGCAGGCCGTGGGTGGCGCTCGGCACCATCGCGCTGATCGGCGCGGCCGTGAGTTCGCTGCTCATCGGCCAGCGCCTGCCGTAG
- a CDS encoding DUF58 domain-containing protein has protein sequence MIERSDVRGDRPAWAPPILRGDRLEAGLRTLELDVRRRLDGLLQGNHLGLVPGPGSEPGEARPYQPGDDVRRMDWAVTARTTTPHVRETVADRELETWVVADLSPSLDFGTAVCEKRDLVVCAVAAVAHLTGGGGNRIGALLSNGAETVRVPPRGGLGHARDLVRRVATLPRAEEGTRGDLATLVDKLRRPPRRRGLVVVVSDFLGPVTWERPLRALSARHELLAVEVLDPRDVDLPEVGSVVLADPETGRQREVHVSALLRKEFAAAAGAHRAEVARVIRQAGAGHLVLRTDSDWIADVVRFVVGRKRGWSGAAS, from the coding sequence ATGATCGAACGAAGCGACGTCAGAGGGGACCGGCCCGCGTGGGCGCCCCCGATCCTGCGTGGCGACCGGCTGGAGGCGGGGCTGCGCACCCTCGAGCTGGACGTGCGGCGGCGGCTCGACGGTCTCCTTCAGGGCAACCATCTGGGGCTCGTGCCCGGCCCGGGTTCCGAACCCGGGGAGGCGCGGCCGTACCAGCCCGGCGACGACGTGCGGAGGATGGACTGGGCCGTCACCGCCCGGACCACCACCCCGCACGTCCGTGAGACGGTCGCCGACCGCGAGCTGGAGACGTGGGTGGTCGCCGACCTGTCCCCGAGCCTGGACTTCGGCACGGCCGTGTGCGAGAAGCGCGATCTCGTGGTGTGCGCCGTCGCGGCCGTCGCCCACCTGACCGGAGGTGGTGGGAACCGGATCGGCGCGCTGCTGTCCAACGGTGCCGAAACGGTGCGCGTCCCGCCCCGCGGCGGGCTGGGCCACGCGCGTGACCTCGTGCGTCGCGTCGCGACGCTGCCACGTGCGGAGGAGGGCACGCGCGGTGATCTCGCCACGCTCGTGGACAAGCTGCGCCGCCCGCCACGCAGGAGGGGTCTCGTGGTCGTCGTGTCGGACTTCCTCGGCCCCGTCACCTGGGAACGGCCCCTGCGCGCGCTGTCGGCGCGGCACGAACTGCTGGCCGTGGAGGTGCTCGATCCGCGCGACGTCGACCTGCCCGAGGTGGGTTCGGTGGTGCTCGCCGACCCAGAGACGGGGCGGCAACGCGAGGTGCACGTCTCGGCGCTGCTGCGCAAGGAGTTCGCCGCCGCGGCGGGCGCCCATCGCGCCGAGGTCGCGCGGGTGATCCGGCAGGCGGGGGCGGGGCATCTGGTGTTGCGCACGGATTCCGACTGGATCGCCGACGTGGTCCGGTTCGTCGTGGGTCGTAAGCGAGGGTGGTCGGGGGCTGCCTCATGA
- a CDS encoding AAA family ATPase, whose protein sequence is MTEPGTPARDAQLLERTVFEVKRVIVGQDRLVERMLVGLLAKGHLLLEGVPGVAKTLAVETFARVVGGSFSRVQFTPDLVPADILGTRIYRQSSEKFDVELGPVVANFVLADEINRAPAKVQSAMLEVMAERHVSIGGETFPMPHPFLVLATQNPIENEGVYPLPEAQRDRFLFKIVVEYPSAEEEREIVYRMGVTPPEPQQVLSPDELVRLQDVASQVFVHHSLVDYVVRLVLATRKPGEHGLADVAGWVSYGASPRASLGIISGARALALVRGRDYVLPQDVVDIVPDVLRHRLVLSYDALADGVPLDHIVNRVLQAVPLPQVSARPQGPGTGPAVAAGVPGR, encoded by the coding sequence GTGACCGAGCCCGGCACCCCGGCGCGGGACGCGCAGTTGCTGGAGCGCACCGTGTTCGAGGTGAAGCGCGTCATCGTCGGGCAGGACCGGCTTGTCGAGCGCATGCTGGTGGGTCTGCTGGCCAAGGGGCATCTGCTGCTCGAAGGTGTGCCCGGTGTCGCGAAGACGCTCGCGGTCGAGACGTTCGCCCGTGTGGTGGGCGGGTCCTTCTCCCGCGTGCAGTTCACGCCCGACCTCGTGCCCGCCGACATCCTGGGCACGCGGATCTACCGGCAGTCGAGCGAGAAGTTCGACGTCGAGCTCGGGCCCGTCGTGGCCAACTTCGTGCTCGCCGACGAGATCAACCGCGCACCCGCCAAGGTGCAGTCGGCGATGCTGGAGGTCATGGCCGAGCGGCACGTGTCGATCGGCGGCGAGACCTTCCCCATGCCACACCCGTTCCTCGTGCTGGCGACCCAGAACCCCATCGAGAACGAGGGTGTCTACCCGCTGCCGGAGGCGCAGCGCGACCGCTTCCTCTTCAAGATCGTCGTCGAGTACCCGTCGGCGGAGGAGGAACGCGAGATCGTCTACCGGATGGGTGTGACGCCGCCGGAACCCCAGCAGGTGCTCAGTCCCGACGAGCTCGTGCGGCTCCAGGACGTCGCCTCGCAGGTCTTCGTCCACCACTCGCTCGTCGACTACGTCGTGCGGCTGGTGCTGGCCACGCGCAAGCCGGGTGAGCACGGGCTCGCGGACGTCGCGGGCTGGGTCTCCTACGGTGCCTCGCCGCGCGCGAGCCTGGGCATCATCTCCGGTGCGCGGGCGCTGGCACTGGTGCGCGGACGGGACTACGTGCTTCCGCAGGACGTGGTGGACATCGTGCCGGACGTGCTCCGGCACCGGCTCGTGCTCTCCTACGACGCGCTGGCCGACGGTGTGCCGCTGGACCACATCGTCAACCGCGTACTGCAGGCTGTTCCGCTGCCTCAGGTGTCGGCCCGGCCGCAGGGGCCGGGCACGGGGCCCGCCGTGGCGGCAGGTGTGCCCGGCAGGTAA